From one Xiphophorus hellerii strain 12219 chromosome 18, Xiphophorus_hellerii-4.1, whole genome shotgun sequence genomic stretch:
- the LOC116707902 gene encoding F-box only protein 2-like isoform X2, whose amino-acid sequence MLESWELTENGGNQWKVEDMPGDCGHDFCTEEVTKYFATSFELCLKRQVIDLIEEGYSPEQLDTQPPVTVKDWFCGRTDCGCTYQMTSCLLDENKEVLQEYIHDPETLDPEADSSWRQVTHTFYDYGPGMRFISFEHGGCDTSYWEGWFGVRVTGSSVTLDV is encoded by the exons ATG CTGGAATCCTGGGAGCTGACAGAAAACGGTGGGAACCAGTGGAAAGTGGAGGACATGCCAGGAGACTGTGGTCATGACTTCTGCACTGAAGAAGTGACCAAATATTTTGCGACTTCCTTTGA GCTTTGCCTAAAAAGGCAGGTGATCGACCTGATAGAGGAGGGTTACAGCCCAGAGCAGCTGGACACTCAGCCTCCTGTCACAGTGAAAGACTG GTTCTGTGGCAGGACCGACTGCGGCTGCACCTATCAGATGACATCCTGTCTGCTGGATGAGAATAAAGAGGTTCTGCAGGAATACATTCATGATCCGGAGACTCTGGACCCCGAGGCAGACTCCTCATGGAGACAG GTCACTCATACGTTTTATGACTACGGCCCTGGAATGCGTTTCATCTCATTCGAACATGGAGGATGTGACACCAGTTACTGGGAAGGCTGGTTTGGAGTTCGGGTCACTGGGAGCTCTGTGACGCTTGACGTCTGA
- the LOC116707902 gene encoding F-box only protein 2-like isoform X1 yields MARNLLRNPCGNEQLESWELTENGGNQWKVEDMPGDCGHDFCTEEVTKYFATSFELCLKRQVIDLIEEGYSPEQLDTQPPVTVKDWFCGRTDCGCTYQMTSCLLDENKEVLQEYIHDPETLDPEADSSWRQVTHTFYDYGPGMRFISFEHGGCDTSYWEGWFGVRVTGSSVTLDV; encoded by the exons ATGGCTAGAAACCTGCTAAGGAATCCCTGTGGAAATG AGCAGCTGGAATCCTGGGAGCTGACAGAAAACGGTGGGAACCAGTGGAAAGTGGAGGACATGCCAGGAGACTGTGGTCATGACTTCTGCACTGAAGAAGTGACCAAATATTTTGCGACTTCCTTTGA GCTTTGCCTAAAAAGGCAGGTGATCGACCTGATAGAGGAGGGTTACAGCCCAGAGCAGCTGGACACTCAGCCTCCTGTCACAGTGAAAGACTG GTTCTGTGGCAGGACCGACTGCGGCTGCACCTATCAGATGACATCCTGTCTGCTGGATGAGAATAAAGAGGTTCTGCAGGAATACATTCATGATCCGGAGACTCTGGACCCCGAGGCAGACTCCTCATGGAGACAG GTCACTCATACGTTTTATGACTACGGCCCTGGAATGCGTTTCATCTCATTCGAACATGGAGGATGTGACACCAGTTACTGGGAAGGCTGGTTTGGAGTTCGGGTCACTGGGAGCTCTGTGACGCTTGACGTCTGA
- the LOC116707903 gene encoding small vasohibin-binding protein-like: MEPACRKDKPKLNSTPTRGDRAKQKSAQQEAKQRQRAEIYALNKVMTELEQQQFETFCKQMQSQGE; this comes from the exons ATGGAGCCGGCCTGCCGCAAGGACAAACCAAAGCTGAACTCGACTCCGACCAGAGGAGACAGAGCCAAGCAGAAGTCTGCACAGCAGGAGGCCAAACAGCGACAGAGAGCAGAG ATATATGCATTGAACAAGGTGATGACAGAGttggagcagcagcagtttgagaCCTTTTGCAAACAGATGCAGTCGCAAGGAGAATAA